A stretch of Apostichopus japonicus isolate 1M-3 chromosome 9, ASM3797524v1, whole genome shotgun sequence DNA encodes these proteins:
- the LOC139973988 gene encoding uncharacterized protein, which produces MISKFYSMFQVLFFLWTTSCLVFRESSAQQTIDGSSNGKILGQSSFFFYQQSTYPRDCTEVQEQCSSNNSSGVFMIKPDGYPEPFEVYCDNTDSSGGWTVIQRRTDGSIDFRRDWDSYKSGFGFLSHEFWLGNEELSFLTNQKKYQLVIKITTSSGYLIRVSYDHFRISDAFSHFKLGNLGNYSGENTDAITFCPSNMDIDNCSTACQRTCEAPGICQDEVCADGEICFCPDGFFMKEADCVPREQCGCYVSEGQTIVPEGEFFVNSGCTRKGVCTNGLIIWDEGYACSPKAECGVRNDIRQCYCANGYRGDGVICTRPPKDCQEIYDDDSASKSGIYRIKPTGWTRSAFEVYCNMTDGGGWTVFQRRQDGSIDFYRNWSSYKVGFGNLSTEFWLGNDKLYYLTTQKRYRIRIDLVTREYNSYYGKFDFFRINDESDNYRLSGLGTYSGTVDERSSPDGKFLRYHLNHEFSTKERDNDAYSNNCAVSYHGAWWYDDCYYSNLNGDYHASLNSDSSIYCYYIPGPNYNIKYTEMKIRPA; this is translated from the exons ATGATCAGCAAGTTTTATTCAATGTTccaagttttattttttctttggacAACTAGCTGCCTCGTTTTTCGTGAATCG AGTGCCCAACAGACAATTGATGGATCTTCTAATGGAAAGATATTAG GTCAATCATCATTTTTCTTCTATCAACAATCGACTTATCCGAGAGATTGCACAGAAGTCCAGGAGCAATGTTCATCCAATAACTCTTCCGGTGTCTTCATGATCAAACCAGATGGTTACCCGGAACCATTTGAGGTTTACTGTGATAACACTGACAGTTccggtggatggacg GTAATACAAAGGCGCACCGACGGGTCCATCGATTTCAGGCGCGACTGGGACAGCTACAAGTCTGGCTTTGGGTTTCTCTCTCATGAATTCTGGCTCGGCAACGAGGAGTTGTCTTTTTTGACCAACCAGAAGAAATACCAACTGGTGATTAAGATAACCACATCAAGCGGTTACCTGATCAGGGTTTCTTACGATCATTTCCGTATAAGTGACGCCTTCAGTCACTTCAAGCTGGGCAACCTCGGCAATTATTCCGGAGAAAATACTG ATGCTATAACATTCTGTCCCAGCAATATGGACATTGATAACTGCAGTACCGCGTGTCAACGAACTTGTGAAGCTCCAGGGATATGTCAGGATGAGGTCTGTGCTGATGGTGAAATCTGTTTTTGTCCAGATGGATTCTTCATGAAGGAAGCTGACTGTGTACCTCGTGAACAATGTGGATGTTACGTATCGGAAGGACAGACGATCGTACCA GAAGGTGAATTTTTCGTGAATTCTGGATGTACAAGAAAGGGTGTTTGTACTAACGGACTGATCATCTGGGATGAAGGTTACGCATGCAGCCCTAAAGCGGAGTGTGGCGTACGAAATGACATAAGACAATGCTATTGTGCAAATGGCTACAGAGGGGACGGTGTAATATGCACTAGACCACCTAAAGATTGTCAGGAAatttatgatgatgatagtgCCAGCAAAAGCGGTATATACAGAATCAAACCAACCGGATGGACCAGGTCAGCATTTGAGGTCTACTGTAacatgactgatggaggagggtGGACG GTGTTCCAGCGTCGCCAAGATGGTAGTATTGACTTTTACCGCAACTGGAGCAGCTACAAAGTTGGTTTTGGCAATCTTTCAACTGAATTTTGGCTGGGAAACGATAAATTGTATTACTTGACAACACAAAAGAGATATAGAATCCGAATTGATTTAGTGACTAGAGAGTATAATTCGTACTACGGCAAGTTCGATTTCTTCCGCATCAATGATGAGAGTGACAACTACCGACTGTCGGGACTCGGTACTTACAGTGGAACCGTAG ATGAGAGAAGCAGTCCTGATGGTAAATTCTTGCGTTATCACCTGAATCACGAGTTCAGTACCAAAGAGAGGGACAACGATGCTTATAGTAATAACTGTGCGGTTAGTTATCACGGCGCATGGTGGTACGATGATTGCTATTATTCTAACCTCAACGGTGACTACCACGCCAGTTTAAATAGTGATTCTAGCATCTATTGTTATTATATCCCAGGACCGAATTATAACATCAAATATACTGAAATGAAGATTCGTCCAGCTTAA
- the LOC139973999 gene encoding uncharacterized protein: protein MISKFYSMFQVLFFLWTTSCLVCRESSAQQTSDGFTNGKISGQSSFFFYQQSTYPRDCTEVQEQCSSHNSSGVFMIKPDGYPEPFEVYCDNTDSSGGWTVIQRRADGSIDFRRDWDSYKSGSGFLSHEFWLGNEKLSFLTNQKKYQLVIEITTSSGYLIRVSYDHFRISDAFSHFKLGNLSNYSGENTDAITFCPSNMDIDNCSTACQRTCEAPGICQDEVCTDGEVCFCPDGFFMKGSDCVPREQCGCYVSEGKTIVPDGEFFVNSGCTRKGVCTNGLIIWDEGYACSPKAECGVRNDIRQCYCANGYRGDGVTCTRPPKDCQEIYDDDSARNSGIYRIKPTGWTGSAFEVYCNMTDGGGWTVFQRRQDGSIDFYRNWNSYKVGFGNLSTEFWLENDKLYYLTTQKRYRIRIDLVTREYNSYYGKFDFFRINDESDNYRLSGLGTYSGTVDERSSPDGKFLRYHLNHEFSTKERDNDAYSNNCAVSYHGAWWYDDCYDSNLNGDYHASLNSYSSIYCYYIPGPDYNIKCTEMKIRPA, encoded by the exons ATGATCAGCAAGTTTTATTCaatgtttcaagttttattttttctttggacAACTAGCTGCCTCGTTTGTCGTGAATCG aGTGCCCAACAGACAAGTGATGGATTTACTAATGGAAAGATATCAG GTCAATCATCATTTTTCTTCTATCAACAATCGACTTATCCGAGAGATTGCACAGAAGTCCAGGAGCAATGTTCATCCCATAACTCTTCCGGTGTCTTCATGATCAAACCAGATGGTTATCCGGAACCATTTGAGGTTTACTGCGATAACACCGACAGTTccggtggatggacg GTAATACAAAGGCGCGCCGACGGGTCCATCGATTTCCGGCGCGACTGGGACAGCTACAAGTCTGGCTCCGGGTTTCTCTCTCATGAATTCTGGCTCGGCAACGAGAAGTTGTCTTTCTTGACCAACCAGAAGAAATACCAACTGGTGATTGAGATAACCACATCAAGCGGTTACTTAATCCGGGTTTCTTACGATCATTTCCGTATAAGTGACGCCTTCAGTCACTTCAAGCTGGGCAACCTCAGCAATTATTCTGGAGAGAATACTG ATGCTATAACATTCTGTCCCAGCAATATGGACATTGACAACTGCAGTACCGCGTGTCAACGAACTTGTGAAGCTCCAGGAATCTGTCAGGATGAGGTCTGTACTGATGGTGAAGTCTGTTTTTGTCCCGATGGATTCTTCATGAAGGGATCTGACTGTGTACCTCGTGAACAATGTGGATGTTACGTATCGGAAGGAAAGACGATCGTACCA GATGGTGAATTTTTCGTGAATTCTGGATGTACAAGAAAGGGTGTTTGTACTAACGGACTGATCATCTGGGATGAAGGTTACGCATGTAGCCCTAAAGCGGAGTGTGGCGTACGAAATGACATAAGACAATGTTATTGTGCTAATGGCTACAGAGGTGACGGTGTAACATGCACTAGACCACCTAAAGATTGTCAGGAAatttatgatgatgatagtgCCAGAAACAGCGGTATATACAGAATCAAACCAACCGGATGGACCGGGTCAGCATTTGAGGTATACTGTAacatgactgatggaggagggtGGACG GTGTTCCAGCGTCGACAAGATGGTAGTATTGACTTCTACCGCAACTGGAACAGCTACAAAGTTGGTTTTGGCAACCTTTCAACTGAATTTTGGCTGGAAAACGATAAATTGTATTACTTGACAACACAAAAGAGATATAGAATCCGAATTGATTTAGTGACTAGAGAGTATAATTCGTACTACGGCAAGTTCGATTTCTTCCGCATCAATGATGAGAGTGACAACTACCGACTGTCGGGACTCGGTACTTACAGTGGAACCGTAG ATGAGAGAAGCAGTCCTGATGGTAAATTCTTGCGTTATCACCTGAATCACGAGTTCAGTACCAAAGAGAGGGACAACGATGCTTATAGTAATAACTGTGCGGTTAGTTATCACGGCGCATGGTGGTACGATGATTGCTATGACTCTAACCTCAACGGTGACTACCACGCCAGTCTAAATAGTTATTCTAGcatatattgttattatatccCAGGACCGGATTATAACATCAAATGTACTGAAATGAAGATTCGTCCAGCTTAA